GGCGGTCGACCTTGTCGATAGAGTCGAAGAGCGACCGAACTGCCCAGCACACGGGAATGTTGTAGCAGTGCGGTTCCCAATAAAAGTAGTTACGAATAGGTCGGAAAAAATCGTCGAACAGGGCAATACGTCCCCGCAGTTCTGAGACGACTTCCTCCATTTCTTTGGTGTTGCCAACCATGCTGTGGGTAGTGGCGACCATCTCTTGCATCACAGCGTACGAACGCTTCTGCGCTTCGATCAGCTCGGCCATGTCGTCGGCCTGTTTGAGCATGTCGTTGTTGCGCTGTTGTTGGAAGTGATTGGCCTGGGCCTGCGTAGCGCTCTGCAAGCTGAGAAGGAACGGGATGGACGTGCGTTCCAACGGGGTGCCTTCGGGCCGGGTAATCGCCTGCACCCGTGACACACCGCGCACTTGGAATACCGCCTTGGCGACCTTGTTCAGCACCAAGAAGTCGTCCGGATTACGAAGATCGCGATCGGTTTCCACCATCAGCACTTCGGGTGTCATACGCGACTGGGAAAAGTGTCGATCCGCGGCCTGAAATCCCTGATTCGCCGGAATGTCACCCATGATGTAATTCCGGTCGTTGTAGCTCGTCTTGTAGCCCGGCAGCGCCAGCAGGCCGACCAACGCCAGTGCCAGCGTGGCGACGGCGATCGGTGCCGGCCATCGGACGATAGCGGTCCCGATTCCCCGCCAACGACGCTCGGCGATCTTGCGCTTGGGCTCCAGCATGCCGAAGCGACTGGCCACCGCGACACCGGCGGGGACCAGGGTCACCGCCACCGCCACCGCCGCGGCCAGTCCGATGGCCGCCGGAACGCCCATGGTCTGGAAATACGGCAGGCGGGTGAAGCTCAGGCACAGCATGGCACCGGCAATCGTCAGGCCGGACGCCAGAACCACGGGCGCGACCCCGTGATACATGCTGTAGTAGGACGTTTCGCGATCCTGGCCGGCCTGTCGCGACTCCAGATATCGGCCGAAGAAGAAGATGCCGTAGTCGGTGCCCGCCGCAATACAAAGGAACACCAACATGTTGACGGCGAAGGTGGACAGCCCAAGAATCTCGTAGTGGCCGAGCACCGCCACGACGCCGCGCGCCGCGCCCAGCTCGAAGCCGACCATCAACAGCAACAGGATCACGGTGCCGAAAGACCGGTACACCATGAGCAACAGCGCGAAGATGACCGCGACACTGACGATCGTGATCTTGAGGATGGATGCGTTTCCGCCGTGGTGCATGTCCGTGATCAGCGGGCCCGCGCCCGTGACGTAGACGTCGACCCCCGCCGGGACCGGTATCCCGCTTACGATGTCGCGCACCCCGGCGACCGACTTGTCCCCCAGGGCGGTCCCTTGGTCGCCGACCAGATTCAGCTGTACATAGGTGGCCCGTCCGTCCGGACTCTGCACGCTGGAAGCGGTGAGCCGGTCCCCCCAGAGATCCTGGACATTCGACACATACTCTGGGGCGCTTTCCAATTCAGCGACCAGACGCGTGTAGTACTCGCGCGCGCCCTCACCGAGGGGCTCCTGCCCCTCGAGCACGATCATGGCGAAGTTGTCCGAGTCCGAGTTGTCGAACGTCTCGACCATCCGCTTCATCGCCTGCGCCGACGGAGCGTCGGAGGGCATCAACGCGACGGCATTCTCCTCGCCCACCGTCTCCAACATCGGTGCCGAGAAGGTCAGCGCCAGAATCAGCGCCAGCCAACCCACGATGATGATCGGAGCGAACCTACGAATGGTCCGCGCGATGAAGGGCCGCCGGGAATCCTCAGTGTCCATAAGGGTCCGCTAGTCCCTCATAAGCAGCGACCGCACAAGGGGGCGAGGTCCGGTCGATCGGAGCATGGTGCTGGCCGGCCGGGGACGAACCCGCTGCGGCCACCAGAACCAGCGACCCAACAGGGCGGCAATCGACGGAGTCATGAACGCACGGACCACCATGGCGTCGAACAGCAGGCCGAGGCCGATCGTGGTACCCACCTGACCGAGCATCAGCAGGTCGCTGACGATCAGGGAGGCCATGGTGGCGGCGAACACCAACCCCGCCATGGTGACGACCCTGCCCGTACCTCCCATGGCCCGGATCAGTCCGGTCTTCAAGCCGGCGCCCACTTCGTCCCTCATGCGGGAGACCAGCATCAAGTTGTAGTCGGAGCCCACCGCCAACAAGACGATGACCGACATGGCGAGCACCACCCAGTGCAACTGGATACCGAGGATGTGCTGCCACACCAGCACCGACAGCCCGAAGGACGCCCCGAGTGAGAGCACCACCGTGCCGACGATGACCATCGCGGCGATGATGCTGCGGGTCATCAGCACCATGATCATGAAGATCAGGCAGATCGCGGAGACCAGGGCGATCAGCAGGTCGTAGACGGAGCCCTCAACGAGGTCCTTCACGGAGGCGGCGGTACCGGTGAGGTAGATCTCCGAGCTTTCCAGCGGGGTCCCCTTGAGCGCCTCCTCCGCTGCGATCTTGACCGGGTCGACCAGTGCCATGCCTTCGGTGGTCGCCGGATCGCCGCGCTGGGTGATCAGCATGCGCGCGGACTTGCCGTCGGGCGACAGGAAGATGTCCATGACGCGTTGGAACTGCGGGGATTCGATTACCTCCGGTGGTAGGTAAAAGGAGTCGTCATTGTTAGACGAGTTGAACGCCTTCGCCATCGCCGTCGCCGTATCACCGGAATCGTCCATCTGGCCCAAGATCCCGGACATGGTGCTGAACATCGTCAGCATCATGGTGCGGCTCGACTCCATTGACGCAATCATCGGTGGGAACTGCAGCAGCATCTGCGGCATCAGCAGCGCCATCTTGTCGAGGTCTTTCACCATCTCTTCCATGGTGCCGCTGACCTCGTCAACGCCGTCGAGCGCCTCGAAAATGCCTCGCAGCGACCAACACACGGGGATGTTGTAACAGTGCGGTTCCCAATAAAAGTAATTGCGGATCGGCCGGAAGAAGTCATCGAAGTTCGCGATATGGTCGCGCAATTCTGTGGTGGTGTCCTGGAGCTCGTGCGTGGTCTCGACCATCCGCTGCGTGGTGCTCACCATCTCTTGCATCAGCGCGTACATGCGCTTCATGAGCGCGATGGTCTCCGCCATCTCGTCGGCCTGCTTGCGCATGTCGTTCATGCGCGCCTGTTGGAACGGAAGCGCAAGGCGCTGACTGGCATTCGACATGCTGATCATGTAGGGAATGGTCGTGTCCTCGAGCTGCGTGCCCTCCGGCCGCGTCACCGACTGCACGTTGGCAATGCCCGGCACCTCGAAGATGGCCTTGGCCAGCTTGTTCAAGACCAGCAGGTCCGTTGGGTTCCGCATGTCGCGGTCGGCCTCGATCATCAGAACTTCGGGAACCGCCATGACCGATGCGGGGAAGTGCCTTGCGGCAGCTTCGTATCCGCGGGCTGCAGGAATGCTGTCGGGAATGAAGTCCTGGTCGCTGTAGCTCGGTTTGTAGCCGGGCAGCGTCAGGAGGCCGATCAACGCCAGCGCCAACGTTGCGATGAGGATGGGACCCGGCCATCGGACGATGGCGGTGCCGATGCGCCGCCATCGCCGCGTCATCACGCTTCGCTTGGGTTCGTACAGGCCGAAGCGGCTGCCCAGGGCGATGGTGGCCGGCACCAGGGTCAGCGCCACCGCCACGGCCACCAAGATGCCCAGCGCGCCCGGTATACCCAAGGGCTGGAAATGGGGCAGTCGGGTAAAGCTCAGGCAGGCAATGGCTCCGGCGATGGTCACGCCGGAGGCCAGGACCACCTTGGCGACGCCGCTGAAGGCGGTGTAGTACGCGCTTTCGCGGTCCTCGCCCTGCTGTCGCGCCTCCTGATATCGCCCGAAGAAGAAGATCCCGTAATCGGTTCCCGCCGCGATGCCCACCGAGACCAGCAGGTTGACCACAAATGTCGTCAGGCCGACGTAGCCATGCATGCCGAGCCACGCGACGAGACCGCGCGCCACCTGCAATTCGACGAGCACCGCGAACAGCAGCACCACGACCAGAATGAAGGAGCGGTAGAAGAAGATGAGCATCAAGAAGATCACCGCGATGGTCACCAGCGTGAAGAGCAGGACTGTCGCGGCGCCACTCTCACCCGCATCCGCGGCGATGGCCGCCGGACCGGTCAGGAAAGTCTCGATGCCCGGAGGGGCCGGGGTGCGTTCGATGATGTCTTGCACCGCCCGCACAGCCTCGTTCGAGTCGGCCTCACCGAACTCTCCCGCTAGGTTGACCTGCACGAAAACGGCCTTGCCGTCGACGCTCTGCGCGGCACCGGCGGTGAGCGGATCCCCCCAGAAATCCCGGACGAATTGCACGTGCTCGGGAGTGTCCTCGAGCTGGCGAATGATCTCGTCGTAGTACTCGTGGGCCTCGGCGCCGAGTGGCTCCTGGCCCTCGAGGACGATGACCGTCACGCTCTGCGCGCTGGGCTCCTCAAAGACCTCGCCCATGCGGATCGACGCCTTGACGGCCGGCGACTCCGTGGGCACCAATGAGACGGCGTACTCGCGTTCCACCACCTCCAGGGGAGGCACCGCCACCGTGGCGAGGACGGCCAGCGCCAACCACCCGAGAATGATCAGCGGGGAGAAGGCGCGGATGAAGGACGCGATGCGCGGCCGAGATGCCCGCTGCGTCTCGGTCCCGCTGGTCATGCGGCCTGCAACAGGCAGGAGGTGAAGGCGTTCACCTGGTTGGACACCTTCTCCTCCTTGAGTTCGTCATCGACACTGATCCGGCACCCGATGGTGCTACCGTCCCCCTGCGCCATGATGCTGCCGATCGTGGTCGTCTGGTAGACCTCGAATTGCATGCTCCACGGCAGGCTGACGTTCTCGACGAATTGCGGATCTGTCTCCGCGTCGAAATAGCTGATATTGGCTACGGCTCCCGGAGACCCGAACACCTCGTAGGTCAATTTCTTCGGTTTGAACGCTTCGGTCTGGGCCTGTTCCGACGACGCATATGTGGGCCGGTCCTCCGAACCGAAAATGCCATGCAGCCTCGACACGGTGAAACCGCCGGCACTGAAAACCACGAGCGCCAGCAGCGGTATCCACAGCCGCTTCAGAAGCCGCAAAATCGTAGTTCTCCTCTGTCAACTCGCCACACCCGGCGCGGTGATGCGCCGCACTCACAAACGCGTGGCCCCCCGAGGCCGCAACTCAGTTCTGGAAGAGTAAACCATGCCCACGGCCAGCGGATAAGTCGGTTCTCGCCACCCTTAAGTCCGGCAACTTTCGACCCCGTCGAGTTGTTATGCAGGCCTGCATAAAACCGCGCTCACGACCCCTCCTGGCGAATGCAGAATGATCGGTCTCTTAGATTCTCAAAGCAAAATCTCTGGCACGACCGTGCTACTCGGAGTCGGCACGCCCGTCCCGTTCTCACCTCCCCCGCCCGCACGGGCCTCCCCCCGACGGATCCGCCGGTAAGTTCGATCTGGTGGACCACCCCGACGGCGATCGCATCGACGCCAACACCCTGACCGGCGTCTCCGAGACCGCGCTGCTGACGCTGTACGGCCGCGCCCATCAGGCCGGCCACCGGGACGCCATCATCGATGACCCGATGGCCATCCGACTGGTCGAGGCCATCGACTTCGATTTCGAGAAGTTCGGCCGCAAGGGCCAGGAGATGGCGCTGCGCTCGCTGGCGTTCGACCGCGCCGCGCTCAGTTACCTGTCGCAGCATCCCGCAGCTACAGTCGTGGCGCTTGCCGAAGGTCTGCAGACCAGTTTCTGGCGCCTCACCGAGGTGCGTCCCGAACTCGAGTTTTCCTGGCTCACGGTCGATTTCCAGCCCATCATCGATCTCCGGCAACGCTTGCTACCGCATTCTCCGCGAATTCGAACGCTGGCGCAGTCGGCGTTGGATTACTCGTGGATCGATCAGGTGGACACCAGCAACGGTGTGTTCATCACGGCCGAAGGCCTGTTGATGTATCTGCAGCCCGACGAGTCCATGGGGCTGATCCGGGAGTGCGCCCGCCGGTTCCCGGGTGGTCAGATGATTTTCGACCTGCCGCCGGTGCTGGTGAAGAAACTTGCCCCGAAGGGCGTCCGCTCCTCACGCCGCTACCGGGTCCCCCCGATGCCGTTCAGCCTCACGCCCGCGCAGCTGGCGGACTTGGCCAACACCGTCCCCGGGATCCGCGCGGTCCACGACCTGCCGATGCCGCGTGGGCGCGGCTGGGCATTCGAAAAGCTGTTCCCCGCGTTCTGGCAGTGGAAGCCCACCAAGCAGTGGCGCGGCGCCTACACCTTGCTGGAGTTCGGTTGATTCGGCGCCGCGGCGCCTCAGAGCGCGAACGAGAATCCGCCGTTGACGCAGATGGTTTGACCGGTGATCCACGACCCCTGGTCGCTGGCGAGTAGCAGGGCCAGGTTGGTCACGTCGTCGGGCACGCCCGGCCGGCGGATGGCGTAGTTCTGCAGGATCGCCTTCGCCTGAGGCGAATCGGCCTGTTCGGCCCATAGCGGTTCGGTCAGCGGGGTTCGCATGGTGCCCAACGAGATGTTGTTGGCGGTGACGTTGTAGCGACCGTTCTCCGCGGCGATCGTTCGCGTGAGTCCGGCGGCCCCCGCCTTCGCCGCGCCGTAGACGGCGCCGCCGGGGTCCCCGGTCCGGCCGGCGTCCGAGACGACGGTGAGCACCCGTCCCCACTTGTTGGACACCATCGCCGGCAAGACCGCCCGGGTGCAGTGCAGCACGCCATACAGATTGACGCGCAGGAACGCCTCCCAGTCGGCCGGCTCGGACTCCGCGAAACGCCCACGCGTGGCGAACCCCTCGGCGCCCGCGTTCCCCGCGTTGTTGACCAGGACATCGGCCGGGCCGTGCGCGGCAACCGCGGTGCACACCGCGTCGTACTCGGTCACATCGAACGGGACCGGCGTGGCCGCGCCCCCGGCGGCGCGGATCTCGTCGACCACCTGCTCACAACGTTCGGGACGCAGGTCATTGACCAGGACTTCGGCTCCCGCGGCACCGAACGCGAGCGCGAGCCCCCGGCCGATGCCCTGGCCGGCGCCGGTCACCAGGGCACGTCGGCCCCGCAAGTCAGGCCCGGCGGTCACTTGCCGGCCGCCGGGGTCCACTCGATCCGCAGTTGGGTCAGACCCCGCAGCAGGAAGGTCGGGTCGTAGGCGAAACGGCGATTGCCTGCGGGACCGTGGAACTCCTCATCGATGCGAATGTCGCTCATGCGCTCCAACATACGGCGCACGGTGATCTGACCCTCCACGCGCGCCAACGGTGCACCCGCGCAGGTGTGGATGCCGCGGCCGAACGCGATGTGCTCGCGCACGTTCTTGCGTTCCGGACGGAATTCGTGGGGGTCCTCGAACTTGCGTGGGTCCCGGTTGGCCGCTCCCAGGCACAGCATCACGATGGTGCCGGCCGGCAGATGCACCCCGCCCAGGGTGGTGGTCTTGCGGACCAGCCGGAAATCCACCTTGGTGGGCGAATGCATGCGCAGCGACTCCTCGATGAAAGTCGGTATCTTGTCCGGGTTTTCCCGCAGCATCTGCTGATAGTCCGGGCGGTCCCCGAGTGTTTGCACCGCCGCGCTGAGAAGCTTGGTCACCGTCTCCTGTCCGGCGGCGAACAGGAACGTCGCCGGCTTGACCACCTCCATCAACTCTGGCGTCGAGCCGTCGGGGTACACCGCGGTGGCCATCCCGGACAGCACGTCCTCACGCGGTTCGCGGCGGCGCTCGGCGAGGTACCCGGCAAACTTGTCGTCCAGGTACTGCAGGGGGTCCAGACCCACCGGCTCACCGTCGAGGGCGCCCACCCGGGTGCCGCTGGGTTGTTCGGCGCCCAGTGCGGCGAGGAACTCCGGGCGGTCCTCGTCGGGAACACCGAGTAGATCGATGATCGCCGAGGTGGCAAAGGGTTTCGCGTACTCGGAGAGGAACTCGCACTTCCCGTCGGCACCCGAGGGATCCATGATCTGGTCGAGCTGGTTGTCGACCAGCTGCCACATGTACTCCTCGTTCTCCTTGAGGCGTCGCGGCGTCAACAGCTTGTTCAGCAGCGACCGTGCCCGCTCGTGGGCCGGTGGGTCCATGACCACCATGTGCTCGTGGATGGGGAACAGGTGCCGGTGGGCCTCGATCTGCTCGGTGATGTCGTCGCCCTCGGGTTCGAAGGGCAACGGCGGGAACGGTCCGCCGATGGCGTTGACCGCGGAGAACGAATCGTGGTCCTTGAACGCGGTCATCACCTCCTGGTAGCCGGTCACCGCGACGACGCCGTAATGCGGCTCGCGGAATACCGGCCCCTGCTCACGGAGGTGGTCCCAATACGCGTAGGGGTCCTGGCT
This DNA window, taken from Mycolicibacterium sp. MU0050, encodes the following:
- a CDS encoding RND family transporter; amino-acid sequence: MDTEDSRRPFIARTIRRFAPIIIVGWLALILALTFSAPMLETVGEENAVALMPSDAPSAQAMKRMVETFDNSDSDNFAMIVLEGQEPLGEGAREYYTRLVAELESAPEYVSNVQDLWGDRLTASSVQSPDGRATYVQLNLVGDQGTALGDKSVAGVRDIVSGIPVPAGVDVYVTGAGPLITDMHHGGNASILKITIVSVAVIFALLLMVYRSFGTVILLLLMVGFELGAARGVVAVLGHYEILGLSTFAVNMLVFLCIAAGTDYGIFFFGRYLESRQAGQDRETSYYSMYHGVAPVVLASGLTIAGAMLCLSFTRLPYFQTMGVPAAIGLAAAVAVAVTLVPAGVAVASRFGMLEPKRKIAERRWRGIGTAIVRWPAPIAVATLALALVGLLALPGYKTSYNDRNYIMGDIPANQGFQAADRHFSQSRMTPEVLMVETDRDLRNPDDFLVLNKVAKAVFQVRGVSRVQAITRPEGTPLERTSIPFLLSLQSATQAQANHFQQQRNNDMLKQADDMAELIEAQKRSYAVMQEMVATTHSMVGNTKEMEEVVSELRGRIALFDDFFRPIRNYFYWEPHCYNIPVCWAVRSLFDSIDKVDRLNDEMSGLVDEMEILDRLMPQMLVIMPQMIAVMERMREMTLTMHSTQTGLNAGMEDAAEDVSVMGRAFDAAQIDDSFFLPPEVFENPEFQRAMDFFLSPDGKSVRYIISHSGDPASIEGIQRIDQIRTAAEEALKGTPLVNSKVYIAGAAATAKDWHDGSKWDVWLAGIAAVCLVFMIMLIVTRSPIAALVIVGTVVLSLGASFGISVLIWQYIFGIYLHWMVLAMSVIILLAVGSDYNLMLVSRMKEEIGAGLHTGIIRAMGGTGKVVTTAGLVFALTMAAMVVSDLRIIGQVGTTICFGLLFDALIVRAFLTPSIAALLGRWFWWPVQVRPRPASAMLREYGTRPAVRELLGEDRT
- a CDS encoding RND family transporter, producing the protein MTSGTETQRASRPRIASFIRAFSPLIILGWLALAVLATVAVPPLEVVEREYAVSLVPTESPAVKASIRMGEVFEEPSAQSVTVIVLEGQEPLGAEAHEYYDEIIRQLEDTPEHVQFVRDFWGDPLTAGAAQSVDGKAVFVQVNLAGEFGEADSNEAVRAVQDIIERTPAPPGIETFLTGPAAIAADAGESGAATVLLFTLVTIAVIFLMLIFFYRSFILVVVLLFAVLVELQVARGLVAWLGMHGYVGLTTFVVNLLVSVGIAAGTDYGIFFFGRYQEARQQGEDRESAYYTAFSGVAKVVLASGVTIAGAIACLSFTRLPHFQPLGIPGALGILVAVAVALTLVPATIALGSRFGLYEPKRSVMTRRWRRIGTAIVRWPGPILIATLALALIGLLTLPGYKPSYSDQDFIPDSIPAARGYEAAARHFPASVMAVPEVLMIEADRDMRNPTDLLVLNKLAKAIFEVPGIANVQSVTRPEGTQLEDTTIPYMISMSNASQRLALPFQQARMNDMRKQADEMAETIALMKRMYALMQEMVSTTQRMVETTHELQDTTTELRDHIANFDDFFRPIRNYFYWEPHCYNIPVCWSLRGIFEALDGVDEVSGTMEEMVKDLDKMALLMPQMLLQFPPMIASMESSRTMMLTMFSTMSGILGQMDDSGDTATAMAKAFNSSNNDDSFYLPPEVIESPQFQRVMDIFLSPDGKSARMLITQRGDPATTEGMALVDPVKIAAEEALKGTPLESSEIYLTGTAASVKDLVEGSVYDLLIALVSAICLIFMIMVLMTRSIIAAMVIVGTVVLSLGASFGLSVLVWQHILGIQLHWVVLAMSVIVLLAVGSDYNLMLVSRMRDEVGAGLKTGLIRAMGGTGRVVTMAGLVFAATMASLIVSDLLMLGQVGTTIGLGLLFDAMVVRAFMTPSIAALLGRWFWWPQRVRPRPASTMLRSTGPRPLVRSLLMRD
- a CDS encoding MmpS family transport accessory protein, which codes for MKRLWIPLLALVVFSAGGFTVSRLHGIFGSEDRPTYASSEQAQTEAFKPKKLTYEVFGSPGAVANISYFDAETDPQFVENVSLPWSMQFEVYQTTTIGSIMAQGDGSTIGCRISVDDELKEEKVSNQVNAFTSCLLQAA
- a CDS encoding class I SAM-dependent methyltransferase, whose protein sequence is MDHPDGDRIDANTLTGVSETALLTLYGRAHQAGHRDAIIDDPMAIRLVEAIDFDFEKFGRKGQEMALRSLAFDRAALSYLSQHPAATVVALAEGLQTSFWRLTEVRPELEFSWLTVDFQPIIDLRQRLLPHSPRIRTLAQSALDYSWIDQVDTSNGVFITAEGLLMYLQPDESMGLIRECARRFPGGQMIFDLPPVLVKKLAPKGVRSSRRYRVPPMPFSLTPAQLADLANTVPGIRAVHDLPMPRGRGWAFEKLFPAFWQWKPTKQWRGAYTLLEFG
- a CDS encoding SDR family NAD(P)-dependent oxidoreductase produces the protein MRGRRALVTGAGQGIGRGLALAFGAAGAEVLVNDLRPERCEQVVDEIRAAGGAATPVPFDVTEYDAVCTAVAAHGPADVLVNNAGNAGAEGFATRGRFAESEPADWEAFLRVNLYGVLHCTRAVLPAMVSNKWGRVLTVVSDAGRTGDPGGAVYGAAKAGAAGLTRTIAAENGRYNVTANNISLGTMRTPLTEPLWAEQADSPQAKAILQNYAIRRPGVPDDVTNLALLLASDQGSWITGQTICVNGGFSFAL
- a CDS encoding cytochrome P450, which gives rise to MTDLASVDYFSDPEISQDPYAYWDHLREQGPVFREPHYGVVAVTGYQEVMTAFKDHDSFSAVNAIGGPFPPLPFEPEGDDITEQIEAHRHLFPIHEHMVVMDPPAHERARSLLNKLLTPRRLKENEEYMWQLVDNQLDQIMDPSGADGKCEFLSEYAKPFATSAIIDLLGVPDEDRPEFLAALGAEQPSGTRVGALDGEPVGLDPLQYLDDKFAGYLAERRREPREDVLSGMATAVYPDGSTPELMEVVKPATFLFAAGQETVTKLLSAAVQTLGDRPDYQQMLRENPDKIPTFIEESLRMHSPTKVDFRLVRKTTTLGGVHLPAGTIVMLCLGAANRDPRKFEDPHEFRPERKNVREHIAFGRGIHTCAGAPLARVEGQITVRRMLERMSDIRIDEEFHGPAGNRRFAYDPTFLLRGLTQLRIEWTPAAGK